In Humulus lupulus chromosome 7, drHumLupu1.1, whole genome shotgun sequence, the following are encoded in one genomic region:
- the LOC133789021 gene encoding importin subunit beta-1-like, with protein sequence MAMEVTQILLNAQAVDSSLRNHAEENLKQFQEQNLPSFLLSLAGELANDEKPAESRKLAGLILKNALDAKEHNRKLELVQRWLSLDQPVKAHVKACLLKTLTSLALDARSTASQVIAKVASIELPHKQWPELIETLLSNTHQLPAHTRQATLETLGYICEEVSPDVIEQAQVNKILTAVVQGMNATESNNDVRLAATRALYNALGFAQANFSNDMERDYIMRVVCEATLSPELRIRQAAFECLVAISSTYYERLAPYIQDIFNITAKAIKEDEEPVALQAVEFWSSICDEEIDILEEYGGEFSGDSDIPCFYFVKQALPALVPLLLETLLKQEEDQDQDEGAWNIAMAGGTCLGLVARTVGDHVVPLVMPFIEENIAKPDWRQREAATYAFGSILEGPSPDKLMPLVNVALNFMLNALMNDPNNHVKDTTAWTLGRIFEFMHGSTSETPIITQANCQQIMTVLLQSMNDVPNVAEKACGALYFLAQGYEDVEQSSSPLTPFFQDIIQALLNVTHRADSGESRLRTAAYETLNEVVRCSTDDTAPIVIHLVPAIIGELDQTFTAQSNSSEEREKRNELQGLLCGCLQVMIQKLGSSEPTKSSFLQYADQMMTLFLRVFGSKSATAHEEAMLAIGALAYCAGTDFAKYMQEFYKYLEMGLQDFEDYQVCAITVGVVGDICRALEDSILPYCDGIMTQLLKNLSSNQLHRSVKPPIFSCFGDIALAIGENFEKYLVYSMPMLQGAAELSVNTSGADDDMIEYTNTLRNGILEAYSGIFQGFKGSAKIQLLMPFAPHVLQFLDSLFMEKDMDDVVTKTAIGVLGDLADTLGSNAGILIQQSLSSKDFLNECLTSDDHLIKESAEWAKLAISRAISF encoded by the exons ATGGCAATGGAAGTCACACAAATCCTTTTAAATGCACAAGCCGTGGATAGTAGCTTACGTAATCATGCAGAAGAAAACCTTAAACAATTCCAAGAGCAAAATCTTCCAAGCTTTTTGCTTTCTCTTGCTGGGGAGTTGGCTAACGATGAGAAGCCTGCCGAGAGTCGTAAATTAGCTGGTTTGATACTTAAGAATGCTTTGGATGCAAAAGAACACAACAGGAAGCTTGAACTTGTACAAAGATGGTTATCGCTGGACCAACCTGTGAAGGCCCACGTTAAAGCTTGCTTGTTAAAGACTCTCACCTCTCTTGCCCTTGATGCACGGTCAACTGCATCCCAAGTCATTGCAAAGGTTGCTAGTATTGAGTTGCCACACAAACAATGGCCTGAACTGATAGAAACTTTGTTGTCAAATACTCACCAGCTTCCAGCTCACACAAGGCAGGCAACTTTGGAAACTCTTGGCTACATATGTGAGGAAGTCTCTCCTGATGTGATAGAGCAGGCTCAGGTGAATAAGATACTTACAGCAGTTGTTCAGGGCATGAATGCAACTGAGAGTAACAATGATGTCAGACTTGCTGCTACTCGAGCATTGTATAATGCTTTGGGTTTCGCTCAGGCAAATTTTTCCAATGACATGGAACGAGATTATATTATGAGAGTTGTCTGTGAGGCTACTCTCTCTCCTGAATTGAGGATTCGACAGGCAGCCTTTGAGTGTTTAGTTGCTATATCTTCAACGTACTATGAAAGGCTGGCTCCTTATATTCAGGATATTTTTAACATTACAGCAAAGGCTATCAAGGAAGATGAAGAACCTGTTGCATTACAAGCTGTGGAGTTTTGGAGTTCAATTTGTGATGAGGAGATAGATATCTTAGAAGAGTACGGAGGGGAATTCAGTGGGGACTCTGATATTCCATGCTTTTATTTTGTAAAGCAGGCTCTCCCGGCTCTCGTGCCATTGCTGTTGGAAACTTTACTTAAGCAAGAAGAAGATCAGGATCAGGATGAAGGAGCTTGGAATATTGCAATGGCTGGAGGCACATGCTTGGGTTTAGTTGCACGAACAGTTGGTGATCACGTAGTCCCATTGGTAATGCCATTTATTGAGGAGAACATTGCAAAACCAGATTGGAGACAAAGGGAAGCAGCCACTTATGCATTTGGTTCCATTCTAGAAGGCCCATCCCCAGACAAGCTCATGCCTCTTGTTAATGTAGCTCTGAACTTTATGCTCAATGCCCTGATGAATGATCCAAATAATCATGTGAAAGACACCACAGCATGGACTCTTGGAAGAATTTTTGAGTTTATGCATGGGTCAACCTCAGAGACACCAATAATTACCCAAGCAAATTGCCAACAGATTATGACAGTCCTTCTTCAAAGCATGAATGATGTGCCTAATGTTGCTGAGAAAGCTTGTGGTGCTCTGTATTTCTTAGCTCAGGGTTATGAGGATGTGGAACAATCATCCTCCCCGTTGACTCCGTTCTTCCAAGACATTATTCAGGCTCTTCTCAATGTGACACACAGGGCTGATTCTGGAGAGTCGCGCCTTCGAACTGCTGCCTATGAGACCTTAAACGAAGTTGTCAGGTGTTCCACTGATGATACAGCTCCAATAGTGATACACTTGGTTCCCGCCATTATTGGGGAGCTAGACCAGACTTTTACTGCACAAAGTAATTCATCTGAAGAGAGAGAGAAGCGCAATGAACTACAAGGTCTTCTCTGTGGTTGTTTGCAGGTCATGATTCAGAAGCTAGGTTCATCTGAACCGACCAAGAGTTCCTTTTTGCAGTATGCTGACCAGATGATGACCCTGTTTCTGAGAGTATTTGGTAGTAAAAGTGCCACAGCACATGAGGAGGCTATGCTTGCCATTGGAGCTCTTGCTTATTGTGCAGGCACTGACTTTGCAAAGTACATGCAAGAGTTCTATAAATATTTGGAGATGGGTTTGCAAGATTTTGAGGACTACCAGGTCTGTGCCATTACGGTTGGTGTGGTGGGGGATATTTGCAGGGCACTAGAAGATAGTATATTGCCTTATTGTGATGGGATAATGACTCAACTCCTCAAGAATTTGTCAAGCAACCAGTTGCACCGTTCTGTGAAGCCTCCCATCTTTTCATGCTTTGGTGACATTGCTTTGGCAATTGGAGAGAACTTTGAGAAGTACTTGGTCTATTCAATGCCCATGCTTCAGGGTGCTGCAGAGCTATCTGTCAATACATCTGGGGCTGATGATGACATGATAGAATACACAAATACTTTGAGGAATGGAATTTTGGAGGCTTACTCCGGGATCTTTCAGGGTTTCAAGGGATCCGCAAAGATCCAACTGTTGATGCCTTTTGCACCTCATGTCCTCCAGTTCTTGGATAGTCTGTTTATGGAGAAAGACAT GGACGATGTGGTGACCAAGACAGCCATTGGGGTCCTTGGGGACCTAGCTGATACACTCGGTAGTAATGCTGGTATCTTGATTCAGCAATCACTGTCCAGCAAAGACTTTCTAAATGAATGTTTGACATCAGATGATCATTTGATTAAGGAATCTGCTGAGTGGGCCAAGTTGGCCATCAGTCGTGCAATTTCTTTTTGA